Proteins from a genomic interval of Diceros bicornis minor isolate mBicDic1 chromosome 34, mDicBic1.mat.cur, whole genome shotgun sequence:
- the CEACAM19 gene encoding carcinoembryonic antigen-related cell adhesion molecule 19 isoform X1: METPPGAQCHFSKGLLLSASILALWVPQGSWAALRIQKIPEHPQKNQDLLLSVQGVPDTFEDFTWYLGVEADGSTRLFTYFPELQRPQRDGSAMGQRDIVGFPNGSMLLRHAQPADSGTYQVAVTINHAWTMRAKTEVQVAEKHQDLPITQLPVSAGIVAAIIIGSLATGSLFIGIIAYLLVTRGWRGQNHRASAPGAQGSSSVLFPAVPPVPSTVLSPWTMTTGKRELGPSRHPGDDNVYEVMPSPVRLVSPLSDTASRNAAMELLNPDPAPYCQLVPTP, encoded by the exons ATGGAGACTCCCCCAGGGGCCCAGTGCCATTTCTCAAAGGGCCTCCTGCTCTCAG CCTCAATCCTGGCCCTCTGGGTCCCCCAAGGCTCCTGGGCAGCCCTCCGCATCCAGAAGATTCCAGAGCACCCTCAAAAGAACCAGGACCTTCTCCTGTCTGTCCAGGGAGTCCCAGATACCTTCGAGGACTTCACCTGGTACCTGGGGGTGGAGGCCGATGGAAGCACGAGGCTGTTCACCTACTTCCCAGAGCTACAGCGGCCCCAGAGGGACGGCAGCGCCATGGGGCAGCGAGACATTGTTGGCTTCCCCAACGGCTCCATGCTGCTGCGTCACGCCCAGCCCGCCGACAGCGGGACCTACCAGGTGGCTGTCACCATCAACCACGCCTGGACCATGCGGGCCAAGACTGAGGTCCAGGTGGCCG AAAAGCACCAGGATCTGCCCATTACACAGCTGCCTGTGAGCGCTGGCATCGTGGCCGCCATCATCATTGGATCCCTTGCCACCGGGTCCCTCTTCATTGGCATCATCGCCTATCTCCTGGTGACAAGAGGCTGGAGGGGCCAGAACCACAG AGCATCTGCTCCAGGAGCCCAGGGGTCCTCGTCGGTCTTGTTCCCAGCTGTGCCCCCAGTGCCTTcaacagtgctcagcccatg GACGATGACCACAGGGAAACGGGAGCTGGGCCCCAGTCGTCACCCTG GTGATGACAACGTCTATGAAGTGATGCCATCTCCAGTCCGCCTGGTGTCCCCCCTCAGTGACACGGCGTCCAGGAATGCCGCCATG GAGCTGCTGAACCCCGACCCTGCCCCTTACTGCCAGCTGGTGCCAACCCCCTGA
- the CEACAM19 gene encoding carcinoembryonic antigen-related cell adhesion molecule 19 isoform X3, whose protein sequence is METPPGAQCHFSKGLLLSASILALWVPQGSWAALRIQKIPEHPQKNQDLLLSVQGVPDTFEDFTWYLGVEADGSTRLFTYFPELQRPQRDGSAMGQRDIVGFPNGSMLLRHAQPADSGTYQVAVTINHAWTMRAKTEVQVAEKHQDLPITQLPVSAGIVAAIIIGSLATGSLFIGIIAYLLVTRGWRGQNHRASAPGAQGSSSVLFPAVPPVPSTVLSPWTMTTGKRELGPSRHPGDDNVYEVMPSPVRLVSPLSDTASRNAAMPPPLPPPLPPDPENHHYQELLNPDPAPYCQLVPTP, encoded by the exons ATGGAGACTCCCCCAGGGGCCCAGTGCCATTTCTCAAAGGGCCTCCTGCTCTCAG CCTCAATCCTGGCCCTCTGGGTCCCCCAAGGCTCCTGGGCAGCCCTCCGCATCCAGAAGATTCCAGAGCACCCTCAAAAGAACCAGGACCTTCTCCTGTCTGTCCAGGGAGTCCCAGATACCTTCGAGGACTTCACCTGGTACCTGGGGGTGGAGGCCGATGGAAGCACGAGGCTGTTCACCTACTTCCCAGAGCTACAGCGGCCCCAGAGGGACGGCAGCGCCATGGGGCAGCGAGACATTGTTGGCTTCCCCAACGGCTCCATGCTGCTGCGTCACGCCCAGCCCGCCGACAGCGGGACCTACCAGGTGGCTGTCACCATCAACCACGCCTGGACCATGCGGGCCAAGACTGAGGTCCAGGTGGCCG AAAAGCACCAGGATCTGCCCATTACACAGCTGCCTGTGAGCGCTGGCATCGTGGCCGCCATCATCATTGGATCCCTTGCCACCGGGTCCCTCTTCATTGGCATCATCGCCTATCTCCTGGTGACAAGAGGCTGGAGGGGCCAGAACCACAG AGCATCTGCTCCAGGAGCCCAGGGGTCCTCGTCGGTCTTGTTCCCAGCTGTGCCCCCAGTGCCTTcaacagtgctcagcccatg GACGATGACCACAGGGAAACGGGAGCTGGGCCCCAGTCGTCACCCTG GTGATGACAACGTCTATGAAGTGATGCCATCTCCAGTCCGCCTGGTGTCCCCCCTCAGTGACACGGCGTCCAGGAATGCCGCCATG cccccacccctgcccccgcccctgcCACCGGATCCAGAGAACCACCACTACCAG GAGCTGCTGAACCCCGACCCTGCCCCTTACTGCCAGCTGGTGCCAACCCCCTGA
- the CEACAM19 gene encoding carcinoembryonic antigen-related cell adhesion molecule 19 isoform X2: METPPGAQCHFSKGLLLSASILALWVPQGSWAALRIQKIPEHPQKNQDLLLSVQGVPDTFEDFTWYLGVEADGSTRLFTYFPELQRPQRDGSAMGQRDIVGFPNGSMLLRHAQPADSGTYQVAVTINHAWTMRAKTEVQVAEKHQDLPITQLPVSAGIVAAIIIGSLATGSLFIGIIAYLLVTRGWRGQNHRTMTTGKRELGPSRHPGDDNVYEVMPSPVRLVSPLSDTASRNAAMELLNPDPAPYCQLVPTP; this comes from the exons ATGGAGACTCCCCCAGGGGCCCAGTGCCATTTCTCAAAGGGCCTCCTGCTCTCAG CCTCAATCCTGGCCCTCTGGGTCCCCCAAGGCTCCTGGGCAGCCCTCCGCATCCAGAAGATTCCAGAGCACCCTCAAAAGAACCAGGACCTTCTCCTGTCTGTCCAGGGAGTCCCAGATACCTTCGAGGACTTCACCTGGTACCTGGGGGTGGAGGCCGATGGAAGCACGAGGCTGTTCACCTACTTCCCAGAGCTACAGCGGCCCCAGAGGGACGGCAGCGCCATGGGGCAGCGAGACATTGTTGGCTTCCCCAACGGCTCCATGCTGCTGCGTCACGCCCAGCCCGCCGACAGCGGGACCTACCAGGTGGCTGTCACCATCAACCACGCCTGGACCATGCGGGCCAAGACTGAGGTCCAGGTGGCCG AAAAGCACCAGGATCTGCCCATTACACAGCTGCCTGTGAGCGCTGGCATCGTGGCCGCCATCATCATTGGATCCCTTGCCACCGGGTCCCTCTTCATTGGCATCATCGCCTATCTCCTGGTGACAAGAGGCTGGAGGGGCCAGAACCACAG GACGATGACCACAGGGAAACGGGAGCTGGGCCCCAGTCGTCACCCTG GTGATGACAACGTCTATGAAGTGATGCCATCTCCAGTCCGCCTGGTGTCCCCCCTCAGTGACACGGCGTCCAGGAATGCCGCCATG GAGCTGCTGAACCCCGACCCTGCCCCTTACTGCCAGCTGGTGCCAACCCCCTGA
- the CEACAM16 gene encoding carcinoembryonic antigen-related cell adhesion molecule 16, protein MALTGCSWLLLSATFLSAGAEISITPEPARPAEGDNVTLVVHGLSGELLAYNWYAGPTLSLSYLVASYIVSTGDETPGPAHSGREAVRPDGGLDIQGVVPGHSGTYILQTLNRQFQTEVGYGHLQVYEMLAQPVVIANNTALVERRDTLHLTCSSPSTAEVRWFFNGEALPIAVRLGLSPDGRVLTRHGIRREEAGAYQCEVWNPVSVSRSQPVNLTVYFGPERVAILQDSVTRTGCTIKVDFNTSLTLWCVSRSCPEPEYVWAFNGRALKNGQDHLNITGMTAAQEGTYTCIAKNPKTLLSGSASVVVKLSAAAVAMTIVPVPTKPMEGQDVTLTVPGYPKDLLVYAWYRGPASEPNRLLSQLPSGNWIAGPAHTGREVGFPNCSLLVQKLNLTDAGRYTLKTVTLQGKTETLEVELQVARECAGGGGGARARQGLPQAPLPPP, encoded by the exons ATGGCGCTGACCGGATGCAGCTGGCTCCTCCTGAGTG CCACGTTCCTGAGCGCGGGGGCTGAGATCTCCATCACCCCGGAGCCCGCCCGGCCAGCCGAGGGGGACAACGTCACGCTGGTTGTCCACGGGCTCTCGGGAGAGCTGCTCGCTTACAACTGGTACGCGGGGCCCACGCTCAGCCTGAGTTACCTGGTGGCCAGCTACATCGTCAGCACGGGCGACGAGACCCCCGGCCCAGCCCACTCGGGACGGGAGGCAGTGCGCCCCGACGGCGGCCTGGACATCCAGGGCGTCGTGCCCGGGCACTCGGGCACCTACATCCTGCAGACTCTCAACAGGCAGTTTCAGACGGAGGTGGGCTACGGACACCTGCAGGTCTATG AGATGCTGGCCCAGCCCGTGGTCATCGCCAACAACACAGCGCTGGTGGAGCGCCGAGACACTCTGCACCTGACGTGCAGCAGCCCCAGCACCGCTGAGGTCCGCTGGTTCTTCAACGGCGAGGCCCTGCCCATCGCCGTCCGGCTCGGCCTGTCCCCCGACGGCCGGGTACTGACCCGGCATGGCATccgcagggaggaggctggggcgtACCAGTGCGAGGTCTGGAACCCAGTCAGTGTCAGCCGCAGCCAGCCTGTCAACCTGACCGTGTACT tTGGCCCGGAACGAGTGGCCATCCTCCAGGATTCCGTCACCCGCACGGGCTGCACCATCAAGGTCGACTTCAACACGTCCCTCACCCTGTGGTGCGTGTCCCGGTCCTGCCCAGAGCCCGAGTATGTGTGGGCCTTCAACGGGAGGGCCCTAAAGAATGGTCAAGACCACCTCAACATCACCGGCATGACAGCGGCCCAGGAGGGCACGTACACGTGTATTGCTAAGAACCCCAAGACCCTGCTTTCCGGATCCGCCTCGGTGGTAGTCAAGCTCTCTG CGGCAGCTGTCGCCATGACCATTGTGCCCGTGCCGACCAAGCCAATGGAGGGCCAGGACGTGACCCTGACCGTACCGGGCTACCCCAAGGACCTGCTGGTCTATGCCTGGTACCGCGGGCCCGCCTCCGAGCCCAACCGGCTGCTCAGCCAGCTGCCATCGGGGAACTGGATCGCGGGCCCCGCGCACACTGGCCGGGAGGTGGGCTTCCCCAACTGCTCGCTGCTGGTGCAGAAGCTGAACCTCACCGACGCCGGCCGCTACACGCTCAAGACCGTCACACTGCAGGGCAAGACCGAGACGTTAGAGGTGGAGCTACAGGTGGCCCGTGAGTGTgcgggagggggtgggggcgCTCGTGCCAGACAGGGGCTCCCACAGGCGCCACTGCCTCCTCCATAA